The genomic window CTGCAACCGTGCGGACGAAACCTCGCCCAGCTTCACCACGTCCACACGCGTCCCTCCTTGTACCGCGCTGTGCGGCCGACCGTCCGACTCCGGCGGCCCCGCCGGGCTACGCCGACGGCGCGGCCGTGCGCTGCCTGACCGCAGCCCGCAGCCGCTCGACGACGGCCGCGACCGCGTCCGCACGGCTGCGCAGGCTCACGCGGTTGACCACCAACCGGGCGGTGGCCTGAAACAGCTCGGCGACCTCCACCAGGTGGTTCTCCGCGAGCGTCCGCCCCGTCATCACGAGATCCATGATCCCGTCGGCGAGACCGACTTGAGGAGCGAGCTCAACCGCGCCGTGCATGGTGATGATGTCGACCGAGTGGCCCCGGCTCCAGAAGTACCGTTCCGTCACGCGCGGATACTTTGTCGCGATGCGCAACGGACTCTTTCGCTCCCACGTCTCCGCCGCGTCCTGCGGGAACGCGAGGATCCCCCGGCAGAATCCGAACCCAAGGTCCACCAACTCGTAGACGTCGCACGCTTGCTCGAGAAGCGTGTCCTTGCCGGCGATGCCCAAGTCCGCAGCACCGTGTTCCACGTACGTCAGCAGATCCACCGGTTTCGCGATCAGACAGCGGATCGTCCCGTCGACACCCGGGAGGATCAGCCGCCGGGTGTCGCGCCACGCTCCCGCCGCCAGATACCCGCC from bacterium includes these protein-coding regions:
- the hisG gene encoding ATP phosphoribosyltransferase, translated to MSMVTIAIPSGRLLEGAMATLEAGGYLAAGAWRDTRRLILPGVDGTIRCLIAKPVDLLTYVEHGAADLGIAGKDTLLEQACDVYELVDLGFGFCRGILAFPQDAAETWERKSPLRIATKYPRVTERYFWSRGHSVDIITMHGAVELAPQVGLADGIMDLVMTGRTLAENHLVEVAELFQATARLVVNRVSLRSRADAVAAVVERLRAAVRQRTAAPSA